A portion of the Sphingobacterium spiritivorum genome contains these proteins:
- a CDS encoding DUF1800 domain-containing protein yields MKVMIRIAVVLFIFLSFLPESYGQEVKVKGSFPYKQQGLTEKEAIVHLLSRFTYGFDEQQIEKVEKQGLEKWFRQQLEGNIKDDRLNNLMGNYADVLLSNRAIDSLYPRSARVRRQAVNEGFISKDSIDNSKQSYKDAIRKFMEVKGYRPENELNRQFLASKIVRAVYSQNQLREVMTDFWFNHFNVSFTKGQAAPFIPNYEAYVIRPNALGNFQDLLLATAKAPAMLMYLDNFSSVADNPKSKGKKGLNENYARELMELHTLGVDGGYTQKDVTEAARVLTGWTIYPMQGYGNVQKENIANNKNNIADGDFLFLANRHDKGTKTVLAHTFSNRGYEEGVELLKMLASKPQTAEFIVRKLAVRFVSDIPSPELVKRMKDTFLKNNGDISAVLTMMVYSPEFWDKKTIDQKIKTPFELAISAVRGLDADVNNPVKLNNWVTRMGEQKYHYIAPTGFPDKSDYWINTGALLNRMNFGLSFTSENNSGVDVDLMRVTGGREPESAEQALEVFGRKLLPEVDMDVLKKRLTPLLTQQDLHEKVSAASQKNREKSMMQDDRAQEQKISAKSKNQTNAMLAQIVGLIIGSPEFQRR; encoded by the coding sequence ATGAAAGTTATGATAAGAATTGCTGTAGTTCTGTTTATTTTTCTTTCTTTTCTTCCGGAAAGTTACGGTCAGGAAGTGAAAGTGAAAGGCAGTTTCCCATACAAACAACAGGGGCTTACTGAAAAGGAGGCAATAGTACATTTGCTTAGCCGGTTTACCTACGGTTTTGATGAGCAACAGATCGAAAAAGTAGAAAAGCAGGGATTGGAAAAATGGTTTAGACAACAGCTTGAGGGCAATATCAAGGACGATCGGCTGAATAATCTAATGGGTAATTATGCAGATGTATTATTAAGCAATCGTGCGATTGATTCGCTATACCCACGCTCAGCTCGTGTGAGAAGGCAGGCTGTCAATGAAGGTTTTATTTCAAAAGATTCTATAGATAACAGCAAGCAGTCTTACAAAGATGCGATTCGAAAATTTATGGAAGTCAAAGGTTACAGGCCTGAAAACGAATTAAACCGCCAGTTTCTGGCTTCTAAAATAGTACGTGCTGTATATAGTCAGAATCAGCTTCGAGAAGTAATGACCGATTTCTGGTTTAACCACTTTAATGTATCCTTTACCAAAGGACAGGCAGCTCCGTTTATTCCCAATTATGAAGCTTATGTTATCAGACCTAATGCCTTAGGTAATTTTCAGGATCTTCTTCTGGCGACAGCGAAAGCTCCCGCTATGCTGATGTATCTGGATAATTTTTCCAGCGTAGCTGATAATCCAAAGAGCAAAGGAAAAAAGGGACTTAATGAAAATTATGCACGCGAACTGATGGAACTACACACATTGGGTGTGGATGGAGGATATACGCAAAAAGATGTCACAGAAGCTGCACGTGTTCTGACAGGCTGGACGATCTATCCTATGCAAGGGTATGGAAACGTACAAAAAGAAAATATCGCTAACAATAAAAATAACATAGCAGATGGTGATTTTTTGTTTCTGGCTAACCGGCATGATAAGGGAACAAAAACAGTACTAGCGCATACTTTCAGTAATAGGGGGTATGAAGAGGGTGTGGAATTATTAAAAATGCTGGCATCAAAACCGCAGACTGCAGAATTTATCGTTCGTAAGCTTGCTGTTCGGTTTGTATCTGATATACCTTCTCCTGAATTGGTAAAGCGTATGAAAGATACTTTTCTGAAAAACAACGGTGATATTTCAGCTGTATTGACAATGATGGTGTATTCTCCGGAATTTTGGGATAAGAAAACTATTGATCAGAAAATAAAAACGCCTTTCGAGTTAGCAATCAGTGCGGTCAGAGGACTGGATGCAGATGTGAATAATCCTGTCAAGCTTAATAACTGGGTAACCCGAATGGGGGAACAGAAGTATCATTATATCGCACCGACAGGCTTTCCGGACAAATCAGACTATTGGATCAATACGGGTGCTTTATTGAACAGAATGAATTTCGGACTATCTTTTACTTCGGAAAATAATTCGGGAGTAGATGTTGATCTGATGCGAGTAACAGGTGGCAGAGAACCAGAAAGTGCTGAACAGGCACTGGAAGTATTTGGTCGTAAGCTTTTGCCGGAAGTGGATATGGATGTGCTGAAAAAGAGACTGACACCTTTACTGACACAACAGGATCTGCATGAGAAAGTATCAGCAGCCTCACAGAAAAACAGAGAGAAAAGCATGATGCAGGATGATCGTGCACAAGAACAGAAGATAAGTGCTAAGAGTAAGAATCAGACT
- a CDS encoding beta-carotene 15,15'-monooxygenase, which translates to MPRRWFQISLFNFAIAAGMGLVLRYAGVFPIGNINFKFLLHGHSHGAMLGWIYLALTALIYDRFAEQSKQSEKSFKILFIVSQIAVIGMFIFFPVQGYAVYSIIFSTLQLLCSYTFVYLIWKFRKREHNAGSTLLKTALAFMLISTLGVWCLGPAVGLMGNTSAFFQIAIQFFLHFQFNGWFVIAVLAIAFYFFRIAFQAKDWKVFYILLLLSVVLTFALPLSWYLKNPLLYWVHTVGILAQLAAFVILYRSVRFQVYGILKTYSATERILFIYSGLTLFIKILIPFLLLYPPMMEIVHYIRHLVVGFIHLLMLGTISGSLLLFAMRSGWLNISSYGVRFSSYLLIIGFTLTEILLLLQGLSIYMGWPLVPYYPFLLFGASIVLCVAVLLLFMFSFIPKSQYKESNVKV; encoded by the coding sequence ATGCCCAGAAGATGGTTTCAGATTAGTCTTTTTAATTTTGCAATTGCTGCAGGTATGGGACTGGTATTGCGCTATGCTGGTGTATTTCCGATTGGCAATATCAATTTTAAGTTTCTTTTGCACGGACATTCTCATGGTGCTATGCTGGGTTGGATTTACCTTGCATTGACTGCATTGATTTATGATCGTTTTGCAGAACAAAGTAAACAGTCTGAAAAATCCTTTAAGATACTGTTCATTGTATCCCAGATTGCTGTAATTGGAATGTTTATATTCTTTCCTGTTCAGGGATATGCTGTCTATTCTATCATTTTTTCTACTTTACAGCTGTTATGCAGCTATACATTTGTGTATCTGATCTGGAAGTTTCGAAAAAGAGAACATAATGCCGGATCAACGCTGTTGAAGACGGCATTGGCATTTATGCTGATTTCGACATTAGGCGTATGGTGCCTGGGACCTGCTGTTGGATTGATGGGGAATACTTCTGCGTTTTTTCAGATCGCAATACAATTTTTTCTACATTTTCAATTTAACGGATGGTTTGTGATAGCTGTATTGGCTATCGCTTTCTATTTCTTCAGGATAGCGTTTCAGGCAAAGGATTGGAAAGTTTTTTACATACTGTTGCTCTTGTCTGTAGTACTTACCTTTGCTTTGCCACTGAGTTGGTATCTCAAAAATCCACTGTTGTATTGGGTGCATACCGTTGGGATATTGGCACAATTAGCCGCATTTGTAATTCTCTATCGTTCGGTACGTTTTCAGGTGTATGGAATTTTAAAAACATATTCAGCAACAGAGCGTATTCTTTTTATTTATAGCGGACTGACATTGTTCATAAAAATACTCATTCCTTTCCTGTTGTTGTACCCTCCAATGATGGAGATTGTACATTATATAAGACATCTGGTTGTAGGTTTTATACATCTTCTGATGTTAGGGACGATCAGCGGAAGTCTGCTGTTATTCGCAATGAGATCCGGCTGGTTGAATATTTCTTCATATGGCGTCAGATTTTCAAGTTATCTGCTTATTATTGGCTTTACCTTAACAGAAATACTATTGCTGTTGCAGGGTTTAAGTATTTATATGGGCTGGCCTTTGGTGCCTTATTATCCTTTCCTTCTTTTCGGTGCCAGCATTGTTCTCTGTGTCGCTGTTTTACTACTTTTTATGTTTTCTTTTATTCCAAAAAGCCAATACAAAGAATCTAATGTTAAAGTTTAG
- the lipA gene encoding lipoyl synthase: MIELPVIPVTPTQRRPDWLRVKLPVGKEYRHVRSLVDEHKLHTICESGNCPNMGECWGAGTATFMILGNICTRSCSFCAVATGRPLPADLDEPNRVADSVKLMQVKHCVITSVDRDDLKDGGSTIWAETINAIRRESPETTLETLIPDFKGQWDNLDRVLAVRPEVVSHNLETVRRLTREVRIQAKYDRSLECLRRISEAGLRTKSGIMLGLGETEEDVIEAMQDLYDVGVHILTLGQYLQPTKAHHPVIDWITPAQFDKYKEIGLKMGFKYVESGPLVRSSYHAEKHLFDMQ; this comes from the coding sequence ATGATTGAACTTCCAGTTATTCCGGTAACCCCGACGCAGAGAAGACCGGATTGGTTACGTGTAAAGTTGCCTGTAGGCAAAGAATACAGACATGTACGAAGTCTTGTTGATGAGCATAAATTACATACGATCTGTGAAAGTGGTAACTGTCCTAATATGGGTGAATGTTGGGGAGCCGGTACAGCGACCTTTATGATTTTGGGAAATATTTGTACCCGTTCATGTTCTTTCTGTGCGGTGGCTACGGGCAGACCGTTGCCGGCAGATCTGGATGAACCTAATCGTGTAGCAGATTCGGTAAAACTGATGCAGGTGAAACATTGTGTTATTACATCTGTAGACCGTGACGATCTGAAAGATGGAGGGTCAACAATCTGGGCCGAAACAATCAATGCAATTCGCAGAGAAAGTCCTGAAACAACACTTGAAACTTTAATTCCTGATTTCAAGGGCCAGTGGGACAATCTGGACCGTGTGCTTGCAGTACGTCCTGAGGTTGTGTCTCACAATCTGGAAACTGTACGCAGACTGACAAGAGAAGTACGTATACAAGCTAAATATGACCGTTCACTGGAATGCCTGAGAAGAATATCTGAGGCTGGTTTACGGACTAAATCAGGCATCATGCTGGGACTGGGAGAGACGGAAGAAGATGTGATCGAAGCTATGCAGGATCTGTATGATGTAGGTGTTCATATTCTTACTTTGGGACAATACCTGCAACCTACAAAAGCGCATCACCCGGTTATCGATTGGATTACTCCGGCACAATTTGATAAATATAAAGAGATCGGACTGAAAATGGGATTCAAATATGTAGAATCAGGACCATTGGTTCGTTCATCATACCATGCTGAAAAGCATTTATTTGATATGCAATAA
- a CDS encoding peptidylprolyl isomerase, translating to MKFKISFALFLSLCFFTISQAQSKKILVHTNYGDFKVLLYDYTPHHQQLLLDAIQSGVYTNAQFNRVISDFVVQGGELDEDILAEEAKSPSKLPVRLAPEFDTRAFHKIGALGAGRDDNPSKSSFLNQLYFVVGKKVTVQDLDALEAKKGIVYSKEQREEYLRNGGQPRLDHDYTVFGEIYEGLDVILKISKVKTSSANLPVDKVIFSLTVIE from the coding sequence ATGAAATTTAAAATAAGCTTTGCTCTTTTTCTTTCCCTGTGTTTTTTCACCATCAGCCAGGCGCAGTCAAAAAAAATACTTGTGCATACAAATTATGGTGATTTTAAGGTATTGCTATACGATTATACACCGCATCACCAGCAACTTCTTCTTGATGCTATACAAAGCGGAGTATATACAAATGCACAGTTTAATCGTGTAATCTCAGATTTTGTCGTGCAGGGTGGAGAGCTTGACGAAGATATTCTTGCAGAAGAAGCCAAATCTCCTTCAAAACTACCTGTTCGTCTGGCTCCCGAATTTGATACACGAGCTTTTCATAAAATTGGAGCATTAGGAGCGGGCAGAGATGACAACCCTTCAAAATCCTCATTTTTAAATCAGCTCTATTTTGTTGTAGGGAAGAAAGTAACTGTACAGGACCTTGATGCATTGGAGGCAAAAAAGGGAATTGTATATAGTAAAGAACAACGGGAAGAATACCTCAGGAATGGCGGACAGCCGAGGCTCGATCATGATTATACGGTATTCGGAGAGATATATGAAGGACTGGACGTCATCCTCAAGATCAGTAAAGTCAAAACCTCGTCTGCAAATCTGCCTGTAGATAAAGTAATATTTTCCCTTACTGTCATCGAATAA
- a CDS encoding amidohydrolase produces the protein MRSIYLYCVFSLFLLSGCKQTNQVDLIVYNARIYTVDSAFTVAEAFAVKDGKFIAIGSGTTIRQQYTAKEEIDANGKAIYPGFYDAHAHFFLLGELLDQVDLMGSKSFEEVITRLQAYHKARPEKKWIIGGGWDQNLWKDKKFPTKELLDKAFPDIPVYLSRVDYHAAVVNTQALRMAKVTEVRTIEGGLIGGENGIPNGILVDNAMDLVSKQIPEAEESAVLQTLQVAQDSLLSVGLTSIVDAGLTHTQLGMLKDFYKRNELKIRDYAMIAANPENISHYLKDGVYDTDRLTIRSFKLLADGALGSRGACLLAHYHDAPTKGFLLHSPAAFDTVIHQLANSPFQVNTHAIGDSANRIILDVYGKYLKDNINRRWRIEHAQIIAPGDFHKFRQFHIIPSVQPTHATSDMYWAKDRLGEERLKGAYAYKNLLQEYGMLALGSDFPVEHFNPLYGFHAAVARVDAKGFPQGGFQMENAISREQALRGMTIWAAYSCFQEKQRGSIEKGKDADFVILNKDIMQIPNQELRGTKVIQTVIAGETVFIRK, from the coding sequence ATGCGAAGCATTTACCTTTATTGTGTCTTTAGTTTATTCCTTCTGTCCGGTTGCAAACAGACCAACCAGGTGGATCTGATTGTATACAATGCCAGAATCTATACTGTAGATTCCGCATTTACAGTTGCAGAAGCTTTCGCCGTAAAAGACGGCAAGTTTATAGCGATAGGATCAGGTACAACTATCCGGCAGCAGTATACGGCAAAAGAAGAGATCGATGCAAACGGCAAAGCCATTTATCCCGGATTTTACGATGCTCATGCTCACTTTTTCCTACTTGGGGAATTGCTGGATCAGGTAGATCTGATGGGAAGTAAATCATTTGAAGAAGTAATAACCCGGCTACAGGCTTATCATAAGGCACGCCCCGAAAAAAAGTGGATTATCGGAGGAGGATGGGATCAAAATCTTTGGAAGGATAAGAAGTTTCCAACGAAAGAACTGTTAGATAAAGCATTTCCTGATATCCCAGTATACCTTTCCCGTGTAGACTATCATGCTGCTGTAGTTAACACGCAGGCTCTTCGTATGGCAAAAGTCACAGAAGTGCGCACGATCGAAGGAGGACTGATAGGTGGAGAAAACGGCATTCCGAATGGCATACTCGTGGACAATGCCATGGATCTGGTGAGTAAGCAGATTCCGGAGGCGGAAGAATCTGCTGTTCTGCAAACATTACAGGTTGCTCAGGACTCCCTCTTATCTGTAGGGCTGACCTCTATTGTTGATGCCGGACTCACACATACACAGCTCGGGATGCTGAAAGATTTCTACAAGAGAAATGAACTTAAGATCAGAGACTATGCGATGATAGCAGCTAATCCGGAGAATATAAGCCATTACCTGAAAGACGGGGTATACGATACAGACCGGCTGACAATCCGTTCTTTTAAGTTATTGGCAGACGGAGCTTTGGGTTCCAGAGGAGCCTGCCTCCTCGCGCATTATCATGATGCTCCTACAAAAGGATTTCTGTTACATAGTCCTGCGGCATTTGATACAGTGATCCATCAATTGGCAAACAGCCCGTTTCAGGTCAACACACATGCTATTGGAGATTCGGCTAACCGGATTATATTAGATGTGTATGGAAAATATTTAAAAGACAATATCAACCGCCGTTGGCGGATAGAGCATGCACAGATCATTGCACCCGGAGATTTTCACAAATTCAGACAATTCCATATTATTCCGTCTGTACAGCCTACACATGCTACATCAGATATGTACTGGGCTAAAGACCGCTTAGGAGAGGAAAGACTAAAAGGAGCCTACGCTTACAAAAATCTTCTGCAAGAGTATGGCATGCTTGCCTTGGGAAGCGACTTCCCTGTAGAACATTTTAATCCGCTTTATGGATTTCATGCTGCTGTGGCACGTGTGGATGCTAAAGGCTTCCCGCAGGGAGGATTTCAAATGGAAAATGCCATCAGCCGTGAGCAGGCCTTAAGAGGTATGACCATCTGGGCAGCCTATTCCTGCTTTCAGGAAAAACAGCGTGGAAGTATAGAAAAAGGAAAAGATGCAGATTTTGTTATTCTGAATAAAGATATTATGCAGATTCCTAATCAGGAACTAAGAGGAACTAAGGTTATACAGACGGTAATTGCAGGAGAGACTGTATTCATCCGGAAATAG
- a CDS encoding carboxypeptidase regulatory-like domain-containing protein: MKKLILLLFLWLLRMGCMAQEYKISGTVTDANSKQKIPYASVNLLSAENKIIAFKSTNAEGNFTIVTTRPPEDLIMEINHLGYDKFRQKLHKGAIDLMVTLIPKIHLLEDVEVKSRPQIRKLGDTLSYNVESFAKEEDRSIGDVIKRIPGMEVSESGQIKYQGKSISNFYIDGDDLLDDRYAIGTRTIPYKMVQDIQVLNNHEHLKVLKNKRFTDQVAINLLIKDDARLKLTGQAKLGGGFPKQYDSELNSILFNKKYKMLNVLNGNNTGKDLTADLIGYNQASIFSKLGNSSVNNLLSLGTIGPPPISKQQYYFNNTGALNTNNLFNLKNDLQLKSNIQALYDKERRSFRGQTAYYSETGTASFDESQHTETEKFMSAIRLTLSKNIEKKYINNTLSFEYEKQNGIAALLSNAQSIDQNRQHTIRGISNQLSFVPEFKNRHIVEFNWSFTYGNKPQFLNIQPGIFPDVLNSGQHYSATHQKVEVPTLYNTLSAGYRISKSKIRQLYEAGISNDRQHLRSDLLLRQTETEAMQSEGQLGNNMTWLRNKFYVNAQYEWKQNRMEAMLSLPLAYQITSFSDPGFDLQKNRNDVLFNPVFKFKMKVMQEDEISLNYNFSNSFGGITNVYRGLLVRNYRMLSQNQSEINESQSHNIGLNYNFNRITKILFVNAGLNYSQSVSNTIISSRVSNNITEEVLVPMDNKILAYSGYIGFDKYLFRLASTVKVKVSWNLSDYNQLFNDALLPFRNTSYVVQPGFEAKIWKNYNLSYSGTINWNISRQREAEDGFDRQVTGITQVIGFPVHPFKNAYLRFSMRHHYTHQPLMRDINYTFVDFFARYRIQKWKTDLELDMSNLANIKTFQTYTVSSNMLSDNRYDLRGRMAIVKVLFNL, from the coding sequence ATGAAAAAACTCATTCTTTTGTTATTTCTATGGTTGCTTCGTATGGGATGTATGGCGCAGGAATACAAGATATCAGGGACAGTTACAGATGCGAACAGTAAGCAAAAAATACCGTATGCAAGCGTAAATCTCCTATCTGCAGAAAATAAGATAATCGCATTCAAATCCACAAATGCAGAAGGTAATTTTACGATCGTAACGACCCGTCCTCCGGAAGATCTGATCATGGAAATAAATCATTTGGGTTATGATAAATTCAGACAGAAGCTCCATAAAGGAGCTATTGATCTGATGGTTACTCTTATTCCGAAAATACATTTACTGGAGGATGTAGAAGTCAAAAGCCGGCCACAAATCCGGAAATTAGGAGATACACTTTCCTACAATGTAGAATCTTTTGCGAAAGAAGAAGACCGTTCTATTGGTGATGTCATCAAACGTATACCGGGAATGGAAGTCAGTGAATCGGGGCAGATCAAATATCAGGGGAAATCAATCTCCAACTTTTACATAGACGGAGACGATTTGCTTGATGACAGATATGCAATCGGGACACGTACCATTCCGTATAAAATGGTACAGGATATTCAGGTGCTCAATAACCATGAGCACCTGAAAGTATTAAAAAACAAAAGATTTACCGATCAGGTTGCGATAAATCTGTTGATAAAGGATGACGCCAGACTCAAACTGACCGGGCAGGCAAAACTTGGGGGAGGATTTCCCAAACAGTACGATTCTGAGTTGAACAGTATTCTGTTTAATAAGAAATATAAAATGCTGAATGTTCTCAATGGCAACAATACCGGTAAAGATCTCACAGCAGACCTGATTGGATATAATCAGGCATCCATATTTTCAAAACTCGGAAATTCCAGTGTCAATAATTTATTGTCTCTTGGCACAATAGGTCCTCCTCCGATATCGAAACAACAGTATTACTTCAATAACACCGGAGCCCTAAACACCAATAATCTGTTTAATTTGAAAAATGACCTGCAGCTCAAATCAAACATTCAGGCTTTGTATGATAAAGAAAGAAGATCTTTCAGAGGGCAGACTGCATACTATTCAGAAACCGGGACAGCATCTTTTGATGAGTCACAACATACAGAGACCGAAAAATTTATGAGTGCTATACGGCTTACACTCAGTAAAAATATAGAGAAAAAGTATATCAACAATACCCTGTCTTTTGAATATGAAAAACAGAATGGCATTGCTGCATTACTAAGCAATGCACAGTCTATAGACCAGAACCGGCAGCATACTATACGAGGAATATCCAATCAGCTAAGTTTTGTCCCGGAATTTAAAAACAGACATATCGTAGAGTTTAACTGGTCCTTTACTTATGGTAATAAACCCCAGTTTCTGAATATACAGCCGGGAATATTTCCGGATGTATTAAATTCTGGTCAGCATTACAGTGCTACTCATCAAAAAGTCGAAGTCCCAACACTCTATAATACATTATCAGCAGGCTATCGGATATCCAAATCTAAAATCCGGCAACTCTATGAAGCCGGAATTTCCAATGACAGGCAACATCTGCGATCCGATCTTTTGCTTCGTCAGACGGAAACGGAGGCTATGCAATCCGAAGGGCAGCTGGGCAATAATATGACATGGCTTCGCAACAAATTTTATGTCAATGCACAATATGAATGGAAACAGAACCGAATGGAGGCAATGCTTTCTCTGCCCCTTGCCTATCAGATCACCTCTTTTTCTGATCCCGGATTTGATCTTCAGAAAAACAGAAACGATGTGCTATTCAATCCTGTTTTTAAATTCAAAATGAAAGTAATGCAGGAAGATGAAATCAGCCTAAATTACAACTTCAGCAATTCTTTTGGTGGAATTACAAATGTATACAGGGGGTTGCTGGTCCGGAACTACCGGATGTTGAGTCAGAACCAATCTGAAATTAATGAAAGTCAGAGTCATAATATCGGATTGAATTACAATTTTAACAGAATCACAAAAATACTCTTTGTCAATGCCGGACTCAATTATAGTCAATCTGTATCCAACACAATTATTTCCTCACGGGTCAGTAATAATATTACGGAAGAGGTACTGGTGCCTATGGACAATAAGATACTGGCATATTCAGGTTATATTGGATTTGATAAGTACTTATTTCGTCTGGCAAGTACTGTCAAGGTTAAAGTATCATGGAATCTTTCAGATTATAATCAGCTTTTTAATGATGCACTTTTACCATTCCGTAATACCAGTTATGTAGTTCAACCTGGATTTGAAGCTAAGATATGGAAGAATTACAACCTGTCTTACTCCGGTACGATTAACTGGAATATCAGCAGACAAAGAGAGGCAGAAGATGGTTTCGACAGACAGGTTACCGGAATTACACAAGTGATAGGATTTCCTGTTCATCCTTTCAAAAATGCCTACTTACGGTTCAGTATGAGACACCATTATACTCACCAGCCTTTGATGAGAGATATCAATTATACATTTGTAGATTTCTTTGCACGATACCGCATTCAAAAGTGGAAAACAGATCTGGAATTGGATATGAGTAATCTGGCTAATATCAAAACTTTTCAAACCTATACCGTTTCATCCAATATGTTGTCGGATAACAGATACGATCTTCGTGGTCGTATGGCGATAGTAAAAGTATTGTTCAACCTCTAA
- a CDS encoding GLPGLI family protein — MKKSYLFLIGLFLLSYAHAQQTEPALAKAHYLFKHVNDTSHREQFRRDEMVLYLGKNSSYFTSYSSNRAQEDIKKQMDNPAFDGNLKIVRNTSPTQESYYLRPHEHKITELKDVAGDKFLVDTQWPEMDWNIVDETREIGGYKAQKAQTSYKGRNYTAWFTTELPFSFGPWKLQGLPGLILEAYDDKKEVIFEYSGFDKLDNGLLNVELPANAVKSNLKEIKKIQDAFQANPQAYIQAKQAQRQNSAGVSVSGNSISVSATSAKASGEMDMSKIKSVNVQQDDNYKPSKITNNPIELIP, encoded by the coding sequence ATGAAAAAATCATACTTATTTTTAATTGGGTTATTTTTACTAAGCTATGCCCATGCGCAACAGACAGAACCTGCACTTGCGAAAGCACACTATCTTTTTAAACACGTCAATGATACCAGCCATCGGGAACAGTTCCGGCGTGATGAGATGGTTTTATATCTCGGTAAGAATTCGAGTTACTTCACCTCTTATTCTTCAAACCGGGCACAGGAAGATATAAAAAAACAAATGGATAATCCTGCATTTGACGGTAATCTGAAAATTGTCCGCAATACCTCTCCTACTCAGGAATCTTATTATTTACGTCCTCATGAGCACAAGATAACTGAACTTAAGGATGTAGCAGGTGACAAATTTCTGGTAGATACCCAGTGGCCGGAAATGGATTGGAATATAGTGGATGAAACACGGGAAATTGGTGGTTACAAGGCTCAGAAAGCACAGACTAGTTACAAAGGCAGAAACTATACAGCCTGGTTCACTACAGAATTACCCTTTTCATTCGGTCCATGGAAATTACAGGGATTACCAGGGCTTATTCTGGAAGCCTATGACGATAAAAAAGAGGTCATATTTGAATATTCGGGTTTTGACAAATTAGACAACGGTCTCTTGAATGTAGAGTTACCGGCAAATGCGGTCAAATCAAATCTCAAGGAAATTAAGAAAATTCAAGATGCTTTTCAGGCTAATCCACAGGCATATATACAAGCTAAACAGGCGCAAAGGCAAAATTCTGCAGGTGTAAGTGTATCCGGCAACAGTATTTCCGTATCCGCCACAAGCGCAAAAGCATCCGGAGAAATGGATATGTCCAAAATAAAAAGTGTAAATGTTCAGCAGGATGATAATTATAAACCTTCTAAAATCACAAACAACCCTATCGAACTGATTCCATAA